The following are encoded in a window of Clostridium thermarum genomic DNA:
- a CDS encoding argininosuccinate synthase, whose translation MKEKVVLAYSGGLDTSIIVPWLKENYDCEVIAVCADVGQGDDMEEVKQKAMASGADKIYVEDLKEEFVTEYLYKAIKSGAKYEGKYMLGTSFARPSIAKRLVEIAHKEGANYICHGCTGKGNDQVRFETGIASFDPAIKIIAPWRIWDIKSREDAIDYAEKRGIPLTVTKEKIYSRDKNLWHLSHEGGDLENPKNEHKKDLYQMTIHPEDVEDKPEYVKVYFEQGIPTKINGKALSPVELMEECNAIGGRNGIGVIDIFENRLVGMKSRGVYETPGGTLLYAAHEELERLTIDKQTAHFKQIVAIKYSELVYDGLWFTELREALDAFIDVTQKNVTGSVKLKLYKGNIMVASIDTPNALYDEGISSFGASELYDHKDSEGFIKLFSLPYKIKAMVKNKK comes from the coding sequence ATGAAAGAAAAAGTTGTTTTAGCATATTCCGGAGGTTTAGATACATCTATTATAGTGCCATGGCTAAAGGAAAACTATGATTGTGAAGTAATTGCCGTTTGCGCTGATGTGGGTCAGGGAGATGATATGGAAGAGGTAAAACAGAAGGCCATGGCCAGCGGTGCTGATAAAATATATGTGGAAGACTTGAAAGAAGAATTTGTAACTGAATATTTATACAAGGCCATTAAAAGCGGCGCCAAGTATGAAGGGAAATACATGCTTGGTACGTCTTTTGCAAGACCTTCTATTGCAAAGAGATTGGTGGAAATAGCCCATAAAGAAGGTGCTAATTATATCTGCCACGGTTGCACAGGTAAAGGAAATGACCAGGTAAGATTTGAAACAGGTATTGCTTCCTTTGATCCTGCTATAAAAATCATCGCTCCCTGGAGAATTTGGGATATAAAGTCCAGAGAAGATGCCATAGACTATGCTGAAAAGAGAGGTATACCACTAACAGTCACTAAGGAGAAGATTTACTCCAGGGATAAAAACCTTTGGCATTTAAGTCATGAGGGCGGAGATTTGGAAAATCCGAAGAATGAACATAAGAAAGATTTATATCAAATGACAATTCATCCTGAGGATGTAGAGGATAAGCCTGAATATGTGAAAGTATATTTTGAACAAGGTATACCTACAAAGATAAACGGTAAGGCCTTATCACCTGTAGAACTTATGGAAGAATGTAACGCCATAGGTGGAAGAAACGGTATAGGTGTTATTGACATTTTTGAAAATAGATTAGTAGGAATGAAGTCCAGAGGTGTATATGAAACTCCTGGTGGAACACTGTTATATGCAGCTCATGAAGAACTTGAAAGACTGACAATAGATAAGCAGACAGCTCACTTTAAGCAGATTGTAGCCATAAAATACTCAGAACTAGTATATGATGGACTATGGTTTACTGAGCTAAGAGAAGCTTTAGATGCCTTCATTGATGTTACACAGAAAAATGTAACCGGATCAGTAAAGCTTAAGCTATATAAAGGAAACATAATGGTAGCGTCTATAGATACTCCAAATGCACTATATGATGAGGGAATATCCTCCTTCGGTGCAAGTGAACTATATGACCATAAGGATTCAGAAGGGTTTATTAAGCTATTCTCCTTACCATATAAGATCAAGGCCATGGTGAAAAATAAAAAATAA
- a CDS encoding DUF2383 domain-containing protein — MYQDREVSVEELNTYLKGEYMAIDSYEKYAKKVHDPKIKADIESIIQDHKQHAEMISDRIEHLGGKPAKTVGLEGKMGQLMSSLKNITKRTDAEICKELCYWEEKGSKMAMEVVKGDLDKESESMIRKIYSKDMDHINKLKSHFQ, encoded by the coding sequence ATGTACCAGGATAGAGAGGTTTCTGTTGAAGAATTAAATACTTATTTGAAAGGCGAGTACATGGCTATTGACAGCTATGAAAAATATGCAAAGAAAGTTCATGATCCTAAGATTAAAGCTGATATAGAAAGTATTATACAAGATCATAAGCAACATGCAGAAATGATCTCTGACAGAATAGAACACCTAGGAGGTAAGCCTGCAAAAACTGTAGGATTAGAGGGCAAAATGGGACAATTAATGAGTTCCTTAAAGAACATCACTAAGAGAACCGATGCCGAAATTTGCAAGGAGCTCTGTTATTGGGAAGAGAAGGGCAGTAAAATGGCCATGGAAGTAGTAAAAGGAGACCTAGATAAAGAAAGTGAATCTATGATAAGGAAAATATATTCTAAGGATATGGATCATATAAATAAACTAAAAAGTCACTTTCAATAG
- a CDS encoding DUF5685 family protein, with translation MFGYVLPCKMELKVKDYEKFKAYYCGLCHTIKGEFGNIPRAALNYDMAFLAILLDSLNENKLSAKKITCALHPLTKKLIITDNEPLKYAAMCNIVLTYYKLIDNINDDNNMKSKIAYIALKNYIKDNTFNKYISDSLYMLYNMEKAAYKYNIDEISHVFADLTGYIISDYIKEETDYKVTLYWLGYNLGKWIYIIDAWDDLEKDMKDNKFNLINILYNRDNLNYEQLKEKTEENIDFLLTSCAASCLELLSKLPLKKNQELLYNILELGLMEKMDIVFKRSELVNGESL, from the coding sequence ATGTTTGGATACGTTCTTCCATGTAAGATGGAGCTGAAAGTTAAAGATTATGAAAAATTCAAAGCATATTATTGCGGGCTGTGCCATACTATAAAGGGTGAATTTGGAAACATACCTAGAGCTGCACTAAATTATGATATGGCCTTTCTTGCCATATTGCTTGATTCTCTTAATGAAAACAAGCTATCTGCCAAAAAAATCACTTGCGCCCTTCACCCGTTAACAAAAAAACTAATTATTACTGACAATGAGCCTTTAAAATATGCGGCCATGTGCAATATAGTATTGACCTATTATAAGCTTATTGATAATATTAATGATGATAATAATATGAAAAGTAAAATCGCATATATTGCGCTTAAAAATTATATAAAGGACAATACTTTTAATAAATACATAAGTGATTCTTTATATATGCTTTATAATATGGAAAAGGCAGCATATAAATACAATATAGATGAAATTTCTCATGTCTTTGCTGATCTAACCGGGTACATAATTTCAGACTATATTAAGGAAGAAACAGATTATAAGGTGACACTTTACTGGTTAGGCTATAATTTAGGAAAGTGGATCTACATTATAGATGCTTGGGACGATTTAGAGAAAGACATGAAAGACAATAAATTTAACCTTATAAATATATTGTATAATAGAGACAATCTTAATTATGAACAGCTGAAGGAAAAAACTGAAGAGAATATTGACTTTCTCTTAACATCCTGCGCTGCTTCTTGCTTGGAATTATTAAGTAAACTTCCATTAAAAAAGAATCAGGAACTATTATATAATATTTTAGAGCTAGGTCTAATGGAAAAAATGGATATTGTTTTTAAAAGGAGTGAATTAGTAAATGGCGAATCCTTATGA
- a CDS encoding J domain-containing protein: MANPYEILGIREGASREEIKKAYRELAKKYHPDQYGTNPLKDLAEEKMREINEAYEYLMKNTSDNYSGSSYSTKNDQSRREYTGSSYNAGNNYNSGYNEPATYSSIRADIQRGNLRSAEAALASIVNKDAEWYFLMGMLHMKKGWYDSARNYLSTAYNLNPSNPEYQDAYNSMNRRNNNYRNNYYGRGRRDDECDFCLKLWCADTLCECAGGDLIGCC; the protein is encoded by the coding sequence ATGGCGAATCCTTATGAAATACTTGGTATCAGAGAAGGCGCTAGCAGGGAAGAGATAAAAAAAGCATATAGGGAACTGGCTAAAAAGTATCATCCGGACCAATATGGCACTAATCCTTTAAAGGACCTTGCAGAAGAAAAGATGCGCGAAATTAACGAAGCTTATGAATACCTTATGAAAAATACTTCAGATAATTATTCCGGTTCTTCTTATTCAACAAAGAATGATCAAAGCAGAAGGGAATATACCGGTAGCTCATATAATGCAGGTAATAATTATAACAGCGGCTACAACGAACCTGCAACCTATAGTTCTATCCGTGCAGATATTCAAAGAGGTAACCTTAGGAGTGCAGAAGCTGCTCTTGCATCCATTGTCAATAAGGATGCTGAGTGGTATTTTCTTATGGGAATGCTTCATATGAAAAAAGGTTGGTATGATAGTGCCAGAAACTATCTTTCTACAGCATACAATTTAAATCCTTCCAATCCTGAATATCAGGATGCTTATAACAGCATGAACAGAAGAAACAATAACTATAGAAACAACTACTACGGCAGAGGTCGAAGAGATGATGAGTGTGATTTTTGTCTCAAACTATGGTGTGCAGATACACTCTGTGAATGTGCCGGTGGGGATTTAATAGGCTGTTGCTAA
- a CDS encoding DUF1294 domain-containing protein, with protein sequence MKYFILYLLFINFLGIITMYRDKLYAKRHQRRIKESTLFLIALTFGSLGIFLGMRIFRHKTKHWKFVIFIPIILLLQIVCIYWFLLP encoded by the coding sequence ATGAAGTATTTTATTCTTTACCTTTTATTTATAAACTTTCTCGGTATAATCACAATGTATCGAGATAAATTGTATGCCAAACGCCATCAACGGCGAATAAAAGAATCTACCCTCTTTCTCATAGCTCTTACCTTTGGAAGTCTAGGCATATTTTTAGGCATGCGTATCTTTAGGCATAAAACAAAGCATTGGAAGTTTGTTATTTTTATTCCTATAATTCTACTCCTACAAATTGTATGTATTTATTGGTTCCTACTCCCATAG
- a CDS encoding prephenate dehydratase, which yields MNTNLAVKNIVIGYYGVPGSYTHDAMLSIFGDDCKEAYSESFEGVFKLLHNREVRYAVVPIENSSTGGISEVMDLLNKYNVFIVAEKCMRINQCLLGIKGTTLEDIREVYSHPQGLQQSKEFLQSHSEWKLFNYYNTAKSAEYVKQCNSKTKAAVGGIRAAKLYGLEVIKENINTNEKNFTRFIAISNELEQSDEANKISIILTLPHVVGSLYSVIKIIYESNLNMLFIESRPIPNVPWEYSFHIDVEGNLKDEKVRNGLERIKAICRNFKVLGNFVKDC from the coding sequence ATGAATACTAATTTAGCAGTTAAAAATATAGTTATAGGTTACTACGGTGTACCGGGCTCATATACCCATGATGCAATGCTGAGTATCTTTGGAGATGACTGTAAAGAAGCTTACAGTGAGTCCTTTGAAGGAGTATTTAAACTACTTCACAATAGAGAAGTAAGATATGCCGTGGTGCCAATAGAGAATTCCTCTACCGGAGGAATATCAGAAGTTATGGATTTATTGAACAAGTACAACGTGTTTATAGTTGCAGAAAAATGTATGAGAATAAATCAATGCCTTTTGGGTATTAAAGGAACAACCCTTGAGGATATCCGAGAAGTTTATTCTCATCCCCAAGGCCTTCAGCAGAGCAAGGAATTTTTGCAGTCACACAGTGAATGGAAGTTATTCAACTACTATAATACTGCAAAAAGCGCAGAATATGTGAAGCAATGCAACTCGAAAACTAAGGCTGCTGTAGGTGGTATTAGGGCAGCCAAGTTATATGGGCTGGAGGTCATTAAGGAAAATATTAATACCAACGAGAAAAACTTCACCAGATTCATTGCAATCAGCAATGAATTGGAACAATCCGATGAAGCAAACAAAATAAGCATTATACTTACTTTGCCTCATGTGGTTGGTTCTCTTTACAGCGTAATCAAGATTATATACGAAAGCAACTTAAACATGCTGTTCATAGAATCCAGACCAATCCCCAATGTTCCATGGGAATACTCCTTTCATATCGACGTGGAAGGAAACCTGAAGGATGAAAAGGTGAGAAATGGTCTTGAGAGGATAAAGGCAATTTGCAGAAACTTTAAAGTACTAGGCAACTTTGTAAAAGACTGCTAA
- the leuB gene encoding 3-isopropylmalate dehydrogenase: protein MKKIAVIPGDGIGPEVIKQALKVLDVIGEKYGVEFEKEEVLMGGIAIDKTGVPLPEETIKICQASDAVLLGAVGGEKWDTLPGHLRPEAGLLGIRKALGVYANLRPAIVFPQLKSASMLKEEALQDGLDILIIRELIGGSYFGEKKKVQLEDGTYKAWDTQVYTTAEIARISHMAFDIARKRDKKLTLVDKANVLESSRLWREVVTEISKQYPDVELNFMYVDNAAMQLIRKPSQFHVILTENMFGDILSDEASMITGSLGMLPSASLGDGNVGLYEPIHGSAPDIAGQDKANPLATIMSAAMMLRYSFNMPEAAKDIENAINKVLDKGYRTLDIMSPGMAAVGCEAMGHLVVKELR, encoded by the coding sequence ATGAAGAAAATAGCAGTTATACCGGGGGATGGAATTGGTCCGGAGGTAATTAAACAAGCACTAAAAGTACTAGATGTAATTGGGGAAAAGTACGGTGTTGAGTTTGAAAAAGAAGAGGTGCTTATGGGTGGGATTGCCATTGATAAAACCGGGGTACCACTGCCGGAAGAAACAATAAAAATATGCCAGGCCAGTGATGCTGTGCTTTTAGGTGCCGTTGGAGGAGAAAAATGGGATACACTCCCCGGCCATTTGAGACCGGAGGCTGGACTTTTAGGTATAAGAAAGGCACTTGGGGTATATGCTAATTTAAGACCAGCCATAGTATTCCCACAATTAAAGTCAGCATCAATGTTAAAGGAAGAAGCCCTGCAAGATGGACTTGATATACTGATAATAAGAGAACTTATAGGAGGTTCTTATTTCGGGGAAAAGAAAAAGGTTCAGCTTGAGGATGGTACCTACAAGGCTTGGGATACTCAGGTATATACCACAGCTGAAATAGCAAGAATTTCTCATATGGCTTTTGATATAGCAAGAAAGAGAGATAAGAAATTAACACTTGTTGATAAGGCCAATGTGTTGGAAAGCTCAAGACTGTGGAGAGAGGTTGTAACAGAAATTTCGAAGCAGTATCCAGACGTGGAGTTAAATTTCATGTATGTTGATAATGCAGCAATGCAACTGATCAGGAAGCCTTCACAATTCCATGTGATTTTGACTGAGAATATGTTTGGTGATATACTAAGTGATGAAGCTTCCATGATCACAGGATCCTTAGGAATGCTTCCTTCAGCATCCTTAGGTGATGGCAATGTTGGACTTTATGAGCCAATACATGGATCTGCTCCGGATATAGCCGGACAGGACAAAGCAAATCCTCTGGCTACTATAATGAGTGCTGCCATGATGCTGAGATATTCCTTTAATATGCCGGAAGCGGCAAAAGATATAGAAAATGCAATAAACAAGGTTCTTGACAAAGGCTACAGGACCCTTGACATAATGTCGCCTGGAATGGCGGCTGTAGGCTGTGAGGCTATGGGGCACCTTGTAGTTAAAGAATTAAGATGA
- the cimA gene encoding citramalate synthase, translating into MKTGRKLFIYDTTLRDGAQAEGISFTLQDKLKICRQLDQFGIDYIEAGNPTSNPKDIEFFNNIQNLKLKNSKLVAFGSTRKPMISVEEDINVAALIRANTQAVAIFGKSWDMHVIEVLKTTLDENINMIKDTVAYLKAAGKEVIYDAEHFFDGFKANESYALMTLMAAKEAGAQWLVLCDTNGGTLTSEICEIVEKVKDSMGDSIGIHCHNDIGTAVANSVEAVIKGADMIQGTFNGYGERCGNADLTAIIPTLKLKLNMNIKCGENLSELTTLSRYISEVANMAHNSKAPYIGNSAFTHKGGMHIDAVLKNPLSFEHIKPELVGNSRRILMSEVSGKSTVVKKIQGVAPWITKDSPQAQGIIDHLKQLEYDGYQFEGADSSFELMVRKMLGLKEEFFEVKDFRVHCEDKWEEKYSAYAVIKVEVDGVEEITAAEGDGPVNAMDRALRKALELFYPQLNSIRLTDYKVRVLETTEATAAKVRVHIETTNGDKTWGTVGVSTNIIEASWKALVDSIEYFLYEEKARNGLLKGSHNRAEDYGAASCAE; encoded by the coding sequence TTGAAAACAGGGCGCAAATTATTTATCTATGACACAACCTTAAGAGATGGGGCTCAAGCAGAAGGTATCTCATTTACACTCCAGGACAAACTCAAAATATGTAGGCAGTTAGACCAATTCGGTATTGATTATATCGAAGCCGGTAATCCTACATCCAATCCAAAAGATATAGAGTTCTTTAATAACATTCAGAATTTGAAACTCAAGAATTCAAAACTGGTAGCCTTTGGAAGTACCAGAAAGCCTATGATATCCGTTGAAGAAGATATAAATGTTGCAGCTCTTATCAGAGCTAATACTCAGGCTGTAGCAATATTTGGCAAGAGCTGGGATATGCATGTTATAGAGGTACTGAAGACCACTCTAGATGAAAATATCAATATGATTAAGGATACCGTAGCCTACCTAAAGGCTGCTGGAAAAGAAGTAATCTATGATGCAGAGCATTTCTTTGACGGGTTTAAGGCAAATGAGAGTTACGCCTTAATGACTCTTATGGCAGCAAAAGAGGCGGGAGCGCAATGGCTGGTGCTATGTGACACAAATGGTGGCACCTTAACCTCAGAGATTTGTGAGATTGTTGAAAAGGTAAAGGACAGCATGGGGGATTCAATAGGAATACATTGCCATAATGACATAGGTACTGCTGTAGCTAATTCCGTAGAAGCAGTGATAAAGGGTGCAGACATGATTCAAGGCACCTTTAATGGCTATGGGGAAAGATGCGGTAATGCTGATTTGACGGCTATTATACCAACCTTAAAGCTTAAGCTTAATATGAATATTAAGTGCGGTGAAAATCTCAGCGAACTTACTACCTTATCCAGATATATAAGTGAGGTAGCAAATATGGCACATAATTCTAAGGCACCTTATATTGGAAACAGTGCCTTTACACATAAGGGGGGCATGCATATAGATGCGGTATTAAAAAATCCTCTTTCCTTTGAGCATATTAAGCCGGAGCTGGTTGGAAATAGCAGAAGAATTCTTATGTCAGAGGTTAGCGGAAAGAGTACTGTTGTAAAGAAGATACAGGGGGTAGCTCCTTGGATTACAAAGGATTCTCCACAAGCACAAGGCATAATAGATCACCTAAAGCAATTAGAGTATGATGGTTACCAATTTGAGGGGGCAGATTCCTCCTTTGAGCTAATGGTGAGAAAAATGCTGGGCCTGAAAGAAGAGTTCTTCGAGGTTAAGGACTTTAGGGTTCACTGCGAAGACAAATGGGAGGAGAAATACAGCGCCTATGCGGTTATAAAAGTTGAAGTAGATGGGGTAGAGGAAATAACCGCGGCAGAAGGGGATGGTCCGGTAAATGCCATGGACCGTGCACTAAGAAAGGCGCTGGAACTATTTTATCCTCAGCTAAACAGCATAAGGTTGACTGATTATAAGGTTAGAGTTCTGGAAACCACTGAAGCAACAGCTGCTAAGGTTAGGGTTCACATCGAAACCACAAACGGTGATAAAACATGGGGAACCGTTGGAGTTTCTACAAATATAATTGAAGCCAGTTGGAAAGCTTTAGTTGATTCTATTGAATATTTTTTATATGAAGAAAAGGCCAGAAATGGACTTTTGAAAGGCAGCCACAATAGGGCAGAAGATTATGGTGCTGCCAGCTGTGCAGAATAA
- the ilvB gene encoding biosynthetic-type acetolactate synthase large subunit — translation MKASEAIVKCLQEEKVDVIFGYPGAAVIPIYEELRKSKIRHILVRHEQGAGHCASGYARVTGKVGVCMVTSGPGATNVITAIATAYMDSIPMVILTGQVNLHQIGKDVFQEADITGSTEPFTKHNYLIKNENDIPRILKEAFHIAGTGRPGPVLVDIPMDLQNKDIDFDYSQVVNIRGYKPTVNGHILQIKKIVEKLESCSRPLVCVGGGVACSNAREELRTFLKLSGIPVVHTLLGKDSVESSSDRYLGLIGMHGFISANKAVSRADVIICIGTRFGDRAIGPFKTGHHKDIIHIDIDPAEIGKSLSTLIPVVGDAKDILSQLNTMITPLDLTAWIKELQDIKSNDPSLIHGKQQKNSDSSVNPKEAIKYISELVDENAILVSDVGQNQMWASRHFDIFQNRLFITSGGLGTMGYSLPAAIGAKVACPDRSVIVTLGDGSFQMSLQELGTIINTNVKLIIVLFNNSGLGMVRELQKGVYQHTYGVDIEHNPDFTKIAEAYGLNAKKATNNEEFAQAFRWALDQSNTTLIECIVDPEVRTLL, via the coding sequence ATGAAGGCTTCAGAAGCAATTGTAAAATGTCTTCAGGAGGAAAAGGTTGATGTCATATTTGGTTACCCAGGTGCAGCGGTTATACCAATATATGAAGAACTACGAAAAAGCAAAATAAGGCACATCCTTGTGCGTCATGAGCAAGGAGCAGGACACTGTGCCAGCGGTTATGCCAGAGTTACAGGAAAAGTTGGGGTTTGCATGGTAACTTCTGGTCCCGGTGCTACAAATGTCATTACTGCTATAGCTACAGCTTATATGGATTCCATACCAATGGTTATACTTACTGGGCAAGTTAATCTGCATCAAATAGGTAAGGATGTTTTTCAAGAAGCTGATATAACCGGTTCTACAGAACCTTTTACAAAACATAACTACTTGATTAAAAATGAAAATGATATTCCGCGAATACTAAAAGAAGCCTTTCATATTGCGGGGACCGGAAGACCTGGACCGGTTTTAGTGGATATCCCTATGGATCTCCAAAATAAAGATATTGATTTTGATTATTCACAGGTGGTTAACATAAGGGGTTATAAGCCTACAGTAAATGGTCACATTCTTCAAATAAAGAAGATTGTCGAAAAGCTCGAAAGCTGCTCCAGACCATTGGTTTGTGTTGGAGGAGGTGTCGCCTGCTCTAATGCCAGAGAGGAACTGAGAACCTTTTTAAAGCTTTCTGGTATTCCTGTAGTCCACACTCTGCTTGGAAAAGATTCTGTAGAGAGTAGTAGTGATAGATATTTAGGTTTAATCGGCATGCATGGCTTTATCTCTGCCAATAAGGCTGTATCCAGAGCTGATGTTATTATTTGCATAGGAACACGATTTGGAGACAGGGCAATTGGTCCTTTTAAAACTGGCCACCATAAGGATATAATTCATATCGATATTGATCCCGCTGAGATAGGAAAGAGTCTATCTACTCTTATTCCGGTAGTTGGGGATGCCAAGGATATTTTATCTCAGCTGAATACTATGATTACTCCCTTAGATCTAACTGCATGGATAAAGGAGCTTCAAGATATAAAGAGCAATGATCCGTCATTAATACATGGTAAGCAGCAAAAAAACTCTGACAGCAGCGTAAATCCAAAGGAAGCCATTAAATATATATCAGAATTAGTGGATGAAAATGCAATCTTGGTATCCGATGTAGGGCAGAACCAAATGTGGGCCTCAAGGCACTTTGATATTTTCCAAAACAGACTGTTTATTACTTCCGGTGGTCTGGGAACTATGGGATATTCCCTTCCAGCAGCCATCGGAGCTAAGGTTGCCTGCCCTGACAGAAGTGTTATTGTGACACTTGGGGATGGTTCATTCCAAATGAGCCTCCAGGAACTTGGCACAATCATTAACACCAATGTAAAGTTAATAATTGTACTCTTTAACAACAGCGGCCTTGGCATGGTTAGAGAGCTTCAAAAGGGAGTTTACCAGCACACCTACGGAGTGGATATAGAGCATAATCCTGACTTCACCAAAATTGCTGAGGCTTATGGTTTGAATGCAAAAAAGGCTACAAACAATGAAGAGTTTGCTCAGGCCTTCCGCTGGGCACTGGACCAGTCTAATACTACTTTGATTGAATGTATAGTTGATCCTGAAGTCAGAACACTTCTATAA
- the ilvN gene encoding acetolactate synthase small subunit: MKKHILSILVENHSGVLSKISGLFSRRGYNIESLTVGTTEDPTISRITIVAEGDNTIIEQITKQLNKLIDVIKVQKIDTENAVTREIALIKVSATLSNRSSIIEVVNIFRSNIIDVNDKSMIIEVTGDSKKVSAMIEMLRPFGIIEMIRTGLTALNRGNKSI; encoded by the coding sequence ATGAAAAAGCATATTTTATCCATACTGGTAGAAAATCACTCCGGTGTTCTCAGTAAAATATCTGGCCTTTTCAGTAGAAGAGGGTATAACATTGAAAGCTTAACGGTAGGAACTACAGAGGATCCCACTATTTCCAGAATTACAATAGTAGCTGAGGGTGATAATACTATCATCGAACAAATCACAAAGCAATTAAACAAATTAATTGATGTCATCAAAGTCCAAAAAATAGATACAGAAAATGCAGTAACCAGGGAAATTGCCTTGATAAAGGTCAGTGCAACCTTAAGCAATAGATCCTCTATTATAGAAGTGGTAAATATCTTCCGATCTAATATCATAGATGTAAATGATAAAAGCATGATAATAGAAGTAACCGGAGATTCTAAAAAAGTCTCTGCCATGATCGAGATGTTGAGACCCTTTGGCATCATTGAAATGATAAGAACAGGCTTGACAGCTCTCAACCGGGGAAACAAATCTATCTAA
- a CDS encoding 2-isopropylmalate synthase, translating to MSKIFIFDTTLRDGEQTPGVSLNAQEKLEIAKQLKKLGVDVIEAGFPTASKGDFESVKTIAKNVKGVSIAALARAVKSDIDRAWEAIKYAEKPRIHTFLATSDIHMECKLHMTREEVISNAAAAVRYAKSLCPTVEFSPEDGTRSDVQFLYKVLEAVIEAGADVINIPDTVGYATPAEFGKLIKGIKENVKGADKVIISVHCHNDLGLAVANSLAALENGAQQIEGAINGLGERAGNAAIEELVMAIKTRKDYYNRFTLDINTNQIYRTSSMVSQLTGVQIQPNKAIVGANAFAHESGIHQHGVLNNRETYEIMNPETIGLKTSNIVLGKHSGRHAFEEKLKELGYTQLSAEELNEAFMKFKDLADRKKSIMDKDIEAILTESSVVVNDVYKLEYFHISSGNSFIATSTVRIRKGEEAVDEAACGDGPINATFNAIERAIGEEVNLVDYYLKAITGGKDAQGEVVVKIQKDNKFYSGRGISVDIIEASAKAYLNAINRMVSNK from the coding sequence ATGAGTAAAATATTCATCTTTGACACAACTTTAAGAGATGGTGAACAGACACCGGGGGTTAGTCTAAATGCACAGGAAAAGCTGGAGATTGCAAAGCAGCTGAAAAAATTAGGAGTAGATGTGATTGAAGCTGGATTTCCAACAGCTTCAAAGGGTGACTTTGAAAGTGTTAAGACCATTGCAAAAAATGTTAAGGGTGTATCTATAGCTGCATTGGCCAGGGCGGTTAAAAGCGATATAGATAGAGCCTGGGAAGCAATAAAATATGCGGAGAAACCAAGAATTCATACCTTCTTGGCCACATCTGATATTCATATGGAATGTAAGCTTCATATGACAAGGGAAGAGGTGATTTCAAATGCCGCAGCAGCTGTGAGATACGCTAAAAGCCTTTGTCCTACCGTAGAGTTTTCACCGGAGGATGGAACAAGAAGTGATGTGCAGTTTTTATACAAGGTGCTGGAAGCAGTTATAGAGGCCGGTGCCGATGTTATAAATATACCGGATACAGTTGGTTATGCAACACCGGCGGAGTTTGGAAAACTTATCAAAGGGATTAAGGAAAATGTAAAGGGTGCAGATAAGGTCATAATCAGCGTTCACTGTCATAACGACTTAGGGTTGGCAGTGGCTAACTCCCTGGCGGCTTTAGAAAATGGTGCTCAGCAGATAGAAGGGGCCATAAATGGACTGGGAGAGAGAGCCGGAAATGCGGCCATTGAAGAACTGGTAATGGCAATTAAAACAAGAAAAGACTATTACAATAGGTTTACTTTAGATATTAATACTAATCAAATTTATCGTACAAGCAGCATGGTAAGTCAGCTTACCGGTGTGCAGATTCAGCCTAATAAGGCTATCGTGGGAGCAAATGCCTTTGCCCATGAATCAGGAATACATCAACATGGAGTGCTGAATAACAGAGAAACCTATGAAATAATGAATCCAGAAACCATCGGACTTAAGACCAGCAACATAGTTTTAGGAAAGCATTCAGGAAGACATGCCTTTGAGGAAAAGCTAAAGGAACTTGGATACACTCAATTAAGCGCTGAAGAGCTAAACGAAGCTTTCATGAAATTCAAGGATCTAGCTGACAGAAAGAAATCCATAATGGATAAGGACATAGAAGCTATACTGACGGAAAGCTCCGTGGTAGTAAATGATGTTTATAAGCTTGAATACTTCCATATATCCTCTGGAAATAGTTTTATAGCGACGTCTACTGTAAGAATAAGAAAAGGAGAAGAGGCTGTGGATGAAGCGGCCTGTGGAGATGGCCCCATAAATGCCACCTTCAACGCTATAGAAAGGGCTATCGGAGAGGAAGTAAACCTTGTGGATTATTACCTAAAGGCTATCACCGGCGGAAAGGATGCTCAAGGTGAAGTGGTAGTAAAAATTCAAAAGGACAATAAGTTCTATTCCGGCAGAGGAATAAGTGTTGACATTATCGAGGCCAGCGCCAAGGCCTACCTAAATGCTATAAACAGAATGGTTTCTAACAAATAA